TCACAGAATTCACAGGCATGTAGAGAGtgtaaaatatttatttccAAATGGCAAATCAACGTGTTAACAAAAGAACCTGTAAAAGCTGAATGGAAATGCTAGTGTGGATGAAACACGTGTTGAGGACATTTTCACGTGCCTGGTGTGATACCTATTCACTCCCACACAAACAAGGAGAAACGCTAAACCATCACCCCCACAAGGTTCCCCTGAATCTCCAAACAATTCATAATAAATCTATCTTCGGTTAAATACTATATATTATgacaaaaaagaagcaaaacgtaaaaatgtaaaatgtccaCCCTGGTAAGACAGAGAGATTTTAAAGGTGTGGAGTTGGGTGTGGTGCTCCATTGAGGGTGCGGTTGTCgtggtgatggggtggggtCAGGTTGTATCCATCACTCCTCCCTGTGCTTAAGTCAGGAAGCTCTGTGTTGTACCATAGTCTGTGTATCCATGGTGATGACACCTCTCCTGCCTTAGTTCATTTGATCTGTTTCAGTCAAGTCAGTAGATTTCCTTCAAAAGTCTTGCTGTACATTGGACTGATGACTTAAAAATGTCAACATGTCATAAAAATAACTTCTGTAATTAGGCAAACACCTATGGCTTTAAGAGTAATGAAAAACAAAGCTCCTTAGACCAAAGAAAACACTGTGCAGATGGTGCCTGGTGGCTTAGCCACATTAAAATGGTCCTGTGAAAGCGGGTAGATCCTGACCAGATCCTGGGCAGATCCCAGCCGTCCAGCCGTTCCGCAGCAGATGTGAGCCCGGCAGAGCAGGGCAGGGGCCACCGATGCACTTTCACCCTTCATCTGACCATTTCTCTTCATACAGTATTTACCATGATTACTGTTAGCAAAATTGAACAATGACAGAGGAAAAACTACAAATGCAAGAAGAaaccaagcaaacaaaaacaaaccagcACACAGAATAGAGGCGGGAGAACAGAAAGGGCTGAACTGAAGCATTTGAGCAGAAAGAAGTTTCATATTTACACTGACTCCAGGCATTCACACCTCTGCTGTTTCCTACATCCCACAATCCCTTTCAGTACCACCAAGGCTCCACAGCGCACCCCCCAACTGTTCAGATCTGGCAGTCCGAATGTGTGCGTACTGCGGAGCGTCGGCGTGAACCACCTGCCCTGCTGTTCTCCGCTGTGCCGAGGGCTCGGTCAGAGGAGCGCAGTCCGACAGCTCATCCAACTGTGCAAAAACCTCCAGAGGGGGCAATAGAAGGTGCATGGGGAAGTTAGAGGTTGTCCCCAGGCTGGTACTGGGGCTCCGTGGCGGTGAAGTAGTCCTCCAGGAAGGCCTGCAGGTACTCAAAGGTTGGCCGCTCTTCCGCATCTTTCTTCCAGCACTGTACCATGAGCTCATGTAGGGAGCTGGGGCAGTCCTGGGGACACAGCATGCGGTAGCctctctccacctgctccaaCACCTCGCGGTTATTCatccctgtacacacacacgcacgcgcacacacacacacgcgcacacgcacgcacacgcgcacgcacacacacacacacacattacattaaCACCATAATAAATGACTTTACAGATAATGATGAACAGCAATTTTGCATTTTTCTTCCCGAAAAGGGCACAGATGTGCAGGTGTGCAGAGATACAGGTGTGCATGTATGCTTAGGTGCAGCTATGCAGGTGTACAGGGATACAGGTGTCCGGTAAatccgataagactgaggtgttacTTCCTGGACCCAAATCTACAAGAAGCAATTGGTCTAATTTTCCTCTTACTCTAGATGGTTTTTAAGTAACACTTAAACACTACTTCAAAAAGCTTATGTGTTTTGATCTTTCATTTAACACGTTTGCAATGTCACTAAAGCTGCCTTTTTACACACGCCGCTACAAAATAAATAGGTatatctttctgacttggtcgtcttataagtagctcgcaagctgaaaacttgtgggcacccctgcattagtcctactctctcggtgctgcactggcttccggttaaatattgaattgattttttaaatgttctgttgacctataaggtgCAACTTCTTGTGAATTCATTGCATACTATaactcagtggttcccaaactttttctgctgtgcccccctttagtagatgagaatatttttgtgcctcccctacacacaccctccccatactgacacatgtgcacgtgttttacttccaagctccgcgcccccccctgcaatagctccgcgtaGGGGTGTGTgatatgacgatataaaatcgtAAATGGCGATAAtgagtggagaatcgcaggcgatctaccaaattagagaaatcatATCGACTTTCCCAATCAGCGCAATGACTTTTATGCTGGTTCCCGCCGATGCTGCAGACGTAGGGCgtaggactgaccaatcacagcgaactgtgcatcttccacgcctccatgttgtgtttgtaaaaactaaaagtggACAGCCATGGCTGAAAGCCATACAGAGGAGCTGGTAACGAAGAGGAAATTTACCTCTGTAATATGGAATTGGTTgggattttcttccactgaccaagaccaaacttcagcgtaaggtgtgtgtaaggtgtgcaaagaacatgtaaaaatgtccgatgccagtacaacaaatttattcaatcacttgagacgtaggcatcccaaggaatatgccgaaagtgaaacaatgcgggcagcgGGGGCAGCCACCTCACAAGCTGCAGCCTCGGGGGTTTAtgctttcacgagtgaccgtagcgtgcgactccgcacacctcacgcgaactcccacgaacggcggaggcgtttatacagGTACTTAAACTTACCGCATCACTCCacgttctttgcagtgttgtccgaaacgatatgtggtagtataaagaaacacccctcgaaaacaggaagaaacatttacctgatgaattttaatgttgttttgtgttccaggtttgaaaagtgctggaatttaggctaaattacttgaaaatacttgaaagtgtaactacttcgtttcacaacaaatagctgtctgactgaacagttctcttgtattacgttaacaaatatgagcctcttgtaattccaggacgaaacatgagagaatgtgaagacgttaagattggccgttttgaaaataaacaaccattaaataatgtgataaaaagctaattatttcgaatcatttcgactatatgtataaatataaataaaatttaacttaattaagtttaatgtgctgggaaatattgtatatttagtgcaatagtgcactttatcAGTGTCACTCATTAAAATCTGCTTAGAAAGAAGGCGTTGTAGCCCCCAAtttttttggatggaatatcgtgataaaaaatcgaaatcgtgattttatacaaaaaaaatctaCTTGTATTCAcgatctcattctttcggtcattacccagagcttgtgaccataggtgagagtcggaacgtagattgaccagtaaattgagagctttgccttttggctcaacTTCACCACAACGTTCCGGAACAGCGTCCGCAACACGGCAGCCGCAGCATCCAACCGCCTGTCAATTTCTCATTCCGTCCTCACTCGTAAACAAGAACCTGAGAAACTTGAACTCCCCCACTTGCAGCAAGGACTCACTcccgacccagagagggcactccacccttgtccgactgagtacatttacatatttaacctgcattttGTATCTTGGTTACATgcttctacaaagacaattccataaaagCACCAAGAAAAATGGTCtgacttgccagtggatgtgctgatgccgcctcctacctgaggcccaacatCCACATTGTGGACACTGTGCTCGGTCTAGaagtaaaattataaaaattaaCTGCTGCTAGCTGGGcagcccaatggaggatgggttctcttttGAGCCTTGGTcgtcccaaggtttcttcctaatccctgtggagtttttccttgccactgtcgccccagtcttgctcattagagatctggacccatgcgttTGTAAACCTGCTTTgtaacaacatgtgttgtaaaaaagcactatataaataaaattgaccTGACAGGTTTGCGGGGATACATTGctttgctgatgacacccagctaattctttccttcccacattctgacacccaggtttctTGGTGTATCTCAGCATGCTTAGTGGATATTGCTCCTCTGCAACATTTGGAGAATATgaccctttctttcacaggaagctacccaggtgcttgtgcagtctctcatcatctcacAGCTGCGTGTCCTCcactacgggtcatcagacctctacaactgatccagaatgctgCAGAAtgctggtcttcaatctccctaaGTTCTCATGTGACTCCTCCACTgcactctcttcactggcttccagttccactggcatcagatataaaaccttgatgcttgcatacaaagccaaaaacaGACCAGCCCCTCCCTActtgatgtccatggtcaaagcccGATCCGTACCACGAGCACtcattcctgtagtttagtagtagtctggctCAAGGGTATCGTATCTTGAAATCAGACCGGACTTATTTATTATGAAATAAATGAGCTAATATGCATAAATTAAATAATGGTCGGCCCCCACACAGTTTCACTTTACTAGATCTGGCCGTCATTGCAAAACGTTTGGACACCCCTGAtgtattctgtgaacagatgcaaagcactgtgtaagtcgctctggataagcgTCTGTGAAATGCCCTAAATGTCCAGGGTTCCAGATGTTTAGGTTTGCAGACATACAGATGTGCAGGTGCGCTGCTGAGCAGGTGTGCGGGTGACGTCCACACCTGGGTAGGGCACTCGCCCTTTAGTCACCAGCTCCGTGAGAAGGATCCCGAACGACCACACATCTGATTTGATGGTGAACCTGCCATAGAGGGCTGCCTCAGGGGCTGTCCACTTAATGGGGAACTTTGCACCTGCAACACACAGACCAAGTATTTCAGGAACAgcgggatgggtgtgtgtgtgtgtgtctatcgcTACCGCTCTCTCACCTTGTCTGGCTGTGTACTCATTGTCTTCAATCAGTCTGGCCAGACCAAAGTCAGCAATTTTGCACACTAGATTGTCTCCAACCAGGATGTTGGCGGAGCGTAGATCTCTGTGGATATAGTTCATCCTTTCTATGTAGGCCATGCCAGCGgccacctgaaacacacacacacacacacacacacacacacacacacacacacacacacacacacacacacacagtcacataagTGCTTACACTCTTCTGGTGGATTCCCAGCTCCTCATTGGAAAGTGCACTGCATGCTGGGATACCTGAGCAGCCATATCAACAAGGTTGGGCAGCTTCAGGGCTCGTCCCTCTCCGTCCTTCAGGAAATCCAGCAAACTCCCTGCAAGCAATTGACAGGACAGAGCAGATTAAACAACAGGCTAAACAACAACAGGCTACACAACAACAGGCTAAATAACAGGCTAAACAACAACTGACTAAATAACAACAGGTCAATAACAGGCCAAACAACAACTGGCTAAACAACAACTGGCTAAACAACAACATGCTAAACAACAGGCTAAACAACAACAggctaaacaacaacaacatgctAAATAACAGGCTAAACAACAACAGGCTAAATAACAACAGGCTAAATAACAACTGACTAAAAAACAGGCTAAATAACAACAGGTTAAATAGCAGGCTAAATAACAACTGATTAAACAGCAGGCTAAATAACAACAGGCTAAATTACATTAGGATAATCATAAACAGACTAAACAACAGGATAAACAACATCATAAACTTAAACAGACTAAACAACAATGTGATAAACATCGATAGGATACAAAGAAAGACTAAATTATAGCAACAGGTTAAATAATAAGCTAATTCACAACAGCAGGCTATACACCAATTAAAAAACTGACTATGTACTAACAGCAGGCTTCATAGTCCACGTAGCTCTGGAGTTGGGCTGTGAGCTCATGTCTGTATGTATGAGAGTCTGACCAGCTCATGCCAGTGTGGGGATGAGAGTCTGATCAACTTTTGCCTGCGTGGTGCTGTTATACATGTGCTACACTGTGACTCTCTTGGACTCCTGACAGATAACATGTCTAGATCAGCATTTACGTTCGTTTCACCTGAAGCTAAGCAATACAGTGGTCATGgcagtgacctctgacctttgctCATGTACTCTGTGACGATGTAGATGGGCTCCTCGGAGACGACGGCGTAGAGCTGCACCAGCTTGTCATGTCTGAGCTTCTTCATGATCTGGGCCTCCTGGAGGAATGACTCAGGAGACATGGTGCCCGGTTTCAGGGTCTTCACCGCAACCTTGGTGGTGCCATTCCACGTGCCTGACGATGCCAGCAAACAGGACTTCAgcaatgcgcacacacactccaggctcaaacacacacacacacacacgcgcgcgctaCAGTCGGCTTTCCTCCAGTCACATCATGCTGCATGTCACGCCTGACCGCTATCCTCTGTTGGCTGCCAAGCTGCTCTGTTCCAGACACTACAAAACATGGAGTTGTGATTCCTTCTCCATATGGCGGGAATGTGATGCTCCATATGGCTGGAACAGAGGGCATGCTCACGGAGAGATATGACATCGTTAAGACAGTATGGCATCGTGTCATTACATCATTACTGTCAAGAGATCTAAAGGCCTGCAGGTTGAAGTCCAGAAATGAAATGTTTCACTGGTTATGTGAGGAGATTTCGGGTTTCAGCCTTTAGCTGCCTGAATTCTGGCTAAAGGACAGACAGCATGTGCAGCTGGAGAACCGACACTCACGGTGGGTGGGTGAGACtgcatctgtctgtctccctgacaCTCATGGTGGGTGGGTGAGACTCCAGAActacagtctgtctgtctccccgaCACTCACGGTGGGTGGGTGAGACTCCAGAACtgcagtctgtctgtctccccgaCACTCACGGTGGGTGGGTGAGACTCCAGAActacagtctgtctgtctccccgaCACTCACGGTGGGCGGGTGAGACTCCAGAActacagtctgtctgtctccccgaCACTCACGGTGGGTGGGTGAGACTCCAGAACtgcagtctgtctgtctccccgaCACTCATGGTGGGCGGGTGAGACTCCAGAACTGCAGTCTGTCTGACTCCCGGACACTCACGGTGGGTGCTGAGCTTATGGGAGAAGTGATTGAGTTTAGTGCTTCATTAGTCCTGTGCTGGGCTCAGCTATGTGAACACAGGCAGTGGTGCTCAGCACTACACCCTCACCAACCTGAGGGCAAGAGTCTGGCTCTCCACCCACTGCAGGGAGGTAGATCTGAAGACAAACAGACTGCAGCACTGAAGCAAAGACTAATGgctatagagagagggagagagagagagagagagagagagagagagagagagagagagagagagagagagagagagagagagagagaaggagagccaaagagagagggagtgagaaagaTGAGAAAAATTGGACAATAAAAAATAATGCTTGACCAGGGACATAGTACTGTCTGTTGTGGTGGAAAACACTCACCGTTATACTTACCACTGTAGAGTCCGACctttgcacacacactcacacacacactcacaaaatgTGCATCACATCACTAAGGTTTCAGGATGTTCTCACAGGAAATTTGACAAGACCCCCcgtaaaaaatacaaaatgcaaTATAAAGTGTTTATAAATGGCTTTGTGGAAGCAAAGCTATAGACTCCAGCAGTTCTAAAACTGCAAAGCTCAGTAGTTTACACGTGGGCAAACAAGAATCCACAAGAATAGAAGGGATCTAACCGAAAGAATCTAACCGAAAGAGGAACCTGCTTGGCCAGCCAAATCATATAAGTGGATAAAGatcacaccagtacaccagcCCACATCAGTGGATCAAGatcacaccagtacaccagcCCACATCAGTGGATAAAGGCCATACTGGAGGACTAAGGCCGGTTCAGACCCAAATGAGCCAAGATGCCAATCTTGTGTTTTCACGAATGTTGGTGAAATGCCTGTATGTGTGAGAAAGTGTGTATGAATATTACCCAAACTTTGACCATGAGAACTGGATGTGGTCTGGGGTTTTACTGAGAACACTGTGATCAGTGTGCACGTGTGATCTAAGCTCATTTACTTCCACATCATCCTTTATCACCACTTTACCTGCCCAGATTTGCAAAATGCACTTTGGATTATTTATGAATCTATTAATGAGTTTGCTATGCTTATTTATTAATGTTTATCTTATTTGTTAATGCTTATCTTACCACACCAGACATCAGCAAAGCATCCTGCCCCCAGCTTGACGTGCAGCTGCAGGGACTGGCGTTCGATTTCCCAGGCGTCATGGTTAAGACCAACTGTCTCTGGTATGTGGGTCTCACACAGTCCCGTTAAATGATAGCACAACCCATCCGCATGCACtagtggaggggagagggggaggggggggttaaGCACTGGGGCTGCATGCACGTAGAGAGACGGAACGGGCCGGCCTCCCTTCGGCCTCAGTGGGCGGGTGTGCGGTGACCCGCTCCACACCCCTCAGCAGGGGCTCTCACCACTGATGTCCAAATCATCCGCCCTCAGCCTTAACCTCACTCAGTGCTTTAACCATCTCTAAAGCAGAAGCTTGCTGTTAAAGACTCCGTCCTTTTCGGGGAGGCACCCGTCCGTCTCTTTGTGTAGTCGGCGGTTGCTCGGCGTGAGGGGCGGGGCCATACCCATCCAGACCTCCCCAAACTGGCCGTTGCCCAGCCTCTTTATGAGCTGCAGCGACTCTCGCGGGATCTCCCACACATCTTTGGTTTTGACGGACAGGTCAGTAAGGCGGGGCATCCCTTTATGACACGGCACGACCAAGCGGCAACACAGACCTGCAGCTCGCTCTGAACCAGGAAGCGcgcgagcacacacacgcacacacacacacgcacgcacacacacgcacgcacacgcacacacacatacaaagaaagcaagcatacacacacaggcatacatggacataagcatagatgtacacacacatacacaagcataCTCAAACTTGaatacactcatgcacacaaagCAATGTAAGAGAGAAAAGATTCAACCCTGctgaaaatcacacacacacacacacacacacacacacacacacacacacacacacacacactcaagtagATAGAAATATGCAACTGTACACCAGTGGCCTGTGGCAGTGAGAATCGTATCTATATACTACAGTGAAGGATCAATCATAGCATATCATACTGATAGTGAATACTGATCAAGCACCGTCTTTACCctgtaacaaacacacacactaacagacccacacacacacacaaacgtataCCTACGCACACCactaaacacccacacacctacactcacacataccacCAATCACCCACACtcttacacctacacacaaacaaccacacacctgcacacctacactcacacatacaaatatacaCCCCTACAACCACACCCATCAACCACCCAacccacacctacaacacaTACATGCCAACACCCCTatcccacacacctgcacacacattaaTATATTTTCTGGAAAACAAGCCACAGTCTACAGGCTGACACCCAGTAAAACAGACAAAGAATAGACCAACACACACTGCAAAGCAACAGCCAGAAAGAATCACAgagtagtagtgtgtgtgtgtgtttgtgtgtgtgtgtatctgtaagaGTCTGACAGTTAAACCCACTGTCAGATAACATCAGTGAAAACATGCAGTGTCTCTTAAAAGTCCCTTGTTCCTCCTCTACACCCTATCTGTCCTTCTAATTTAAACtcgctagggttagggttaggtagggttaaccctaaccctatctgTCCTTCTAATTTAAACtcgctagggttagggttaaccctaaccctatctgTCCTTCTGGCCCCTCCCTCTacaccaggggtcaccaacgtggtgcccgcgggcaccatgtcgcccgcgaggacgttatgagtcgcccgcgggcttgttttaaaaacagctcactatattgccatgcaccaaagcgctgcatcgtttatgtttttgctgctattagcgattgtccgcggttgctagcggtcttcccgcttagcaattgacacgcgcacatgaacccaatccctccccgctcaacaactttttttctggtagccctccgcaataattggtatccaagaagtagctcccaacttcaaaaaggttggtgacccctgctctaCACCCTATCTGACCTTCTATAACTGACACTTGTCCTCTGCACAGCTGTGATATATTTTTCCTTTCACAACTGAAAAAGTACTGGTGtgtcaatattttttaatacataAGTGTTCATAAATGTGCATACATTTTCAATGTAcaaaatttaaaataataataataataatactagtaacaataataatatgatTGTGTAAACATGCCCAGTATAATTTTGACCACCAGTGTAACCCTACAGCCCTAATCctacaaccctaaccctacagcCCTACAGCCCTAACCCTATAGCCCTAACCCTACAGCCCTATAGCCCTAACCCTATAGCCCTATAGCGCTAACCCTACAGCCCTAActctataaccctaaccctataaccctaaccctacagcCCTAACCCTATCGCCCTACAGCCCTAACCCTAAAGCCCTAaccctataaccctaaccctacagcCCTAACCCTACAGCCCTACAGCCCTAACCCTAAAGCCCTAACCCTACAGCCCTAACCCTATCGCCCTACAGCCCTAACCCTAgccacacacacgttcaccgCTGTGCAGAGTGTCATACCTGAGTAATGTTGCACCAGCTGCTGCAGCGTGTCGAACTGGGCACGGGTGGTGATGTAATACCCCCCACTGTCCAGCTTACGGATCTTATAGTGCTTCACGTGGTCCCCTTTAACATCGTCCCAGTCACGGATAGACAGGGAGAAGGCACCTGCACAGCCAAAACAGATtactcaagcacacacacacacacacacacacacacacgcacacacacgcacacacacgcacacacacgcacacgcacgcacgcacgcacgcacacacgcgcacacgcgcacacaaacatgcatgcccatacaaacacacatacaaacattcacgcacgcacgcacacgcacacaaacatgcaggcccatacatacacacatacaaacattcaaacacgtatacacacgcacacacacacacacacacacacacacacacacgcacacacacacacacacacacacacacacacagacagacacacatacgtacacccacgcgcacacacaaatatgcacacactcacacatgcacagcatacacacacatacatgtacacaaatCTACAAATCTATGTGAAAAAACTTTGAATTAAGAGCTGAACATGTACAAGCAGAGAGTGTAGGTGTGCaggtgtatgtaggtgtagagtgtaggtacatgtaggtgtagagtgtaggtacatgtaggtgtagagtgtaggtgtgcaggtgtatgtaggtgtagagtgtagatgtgtaggtacatgtaggtgtagagtgtaggtgtgtaggtgtagagtgtaggtgtgcaggtgtatgtaggtgtagagtgtaggtgtgcaggtgtatgtaggtgtagagtgtaggtgtgcaggtgtatgtaggtgtagagtgtaggtgtatgtaggtgtagagtgtaggtgtatgtaggtgtagagtgtaggtacatgtaggtgtagagtgtaggtgtgtaggtacatgtaggtgtagagtgtaggtacatgtaggtgtagagtgtaggtacatgtaggtgtagagtgtaggtacatgtaggtgtagagtgtaggtacatgtaggtgtagagtgtaggtgtgtaggtacatgtaggtgtagagtgtagatgtgtaggtacatgtaggtgtagagtgtaggtacatgtaggtgtagagtgtaggtgtgtaggtacatgtaggtgtagagtgtagatgtgtaggtacatgtaggtgtagagtgtaggtgtgtaggtacatGCAGATGTACAGTTATGGACTTTGCCATGGGGGCTGTACTGAGAAGTTTCATGATGTTTGGTCTATAGGAGCATAACTGGGGTGCAGGTA
The window above is part of the Brachyhypopomus gauderio isolate BG-103 chromosome 9, BGAUD_0.2, whole genome shotgun sequence genome. Proteins encoded here:
- the fynb gene encoding tyrosine-protein kinase fynb isoform X1, with the translated sequence MGCVQCKDKEEAKLTDDRDISQSQSGGVAYRYGGDPAPQPYPAFGATAIPNYNNFHAAGTSQSMTVFGGINTSAHTGTLRTRGGTGVTLFVALYDYEARTEDDLSFQKGEKFQIINSSEGDWWDARSLTTGGTGYIPSNYVAPVDSIQAEDWYFGKLGRKDAERQLLSAGNLRGTYLIRESETTKGAFSLSIRDWDDVKGDHVKHYKIRKLDSGGYYITTRAQFDTLQQLVQHYSERAAGLCCRLVVPCHKGMPRLTDLSVKTKDVWEIPRESLQLIKRLGNGQFGEVWMGTWNGTTKVAVKTLKPGTMSPESFLQEAQIMKKLRHDKLVQLYAVVSEEPIYIVTEYMSKGSLLDFLKDGEGRALKLPNLVDMAAQVAAGMAYIERMNYIHRDLRSANILVGDNLVCKIADFGLARLIEDNEYTARQGAKFPIKWTAPEAALYGRFTIKSDVWSFGILLTELVTKGRVPYPGMNNREVLEQVERGYRMLCPQDCPSSLHELMVQCWKKDAEERPTFEYLQAFLEDYFTATEPQYQPGDNL
- the fynb gene encoding tyrosine-protein kinase fynb isoform X3, which gives rise to MGCVQCKDKEEAKLTDDRDISQSQSGGVAYRYGGDPAPQPYPAFGATAIPNYNNFHAAGTSQSMTVFGGINTSAHTGTLRTRGGTGVTLFVALYDYEARTEDDLSFQKGEKFQIINSSEGDWWDARSLTTGGTGYIPSNYVAPVDSIQAEDWYFGKLGRKDAERQLLSAGNLRGTYLIRESETTKGAFSLSIRDWDDVKGDHVKHYKIRKLDSGGYYITTRAQFDTLQQLVQHYSERAAGLCCRLVVPCHKGMPRLTDLSVKTKDVWEIPRESLQLIKRLGNGQFGEVWMVHADGLCYHLTGLCETHIPETVGLNHDAWEIERQSLQLHVKLGAGCFADVWCGTWNGTTKVAVKTLKPGTMSPESFLQEAQIMKKLRHDKLVQLYAVVSEEPIYIVTEYMSKGSLLDFLKDGEGRALKLPNLVDMAAQVAAGMAYIERMNYIHRDLRSANILVGDNLVCKIADFGLARLIEDNEYTARQGAKFPIKWTAPEAALYGRFTIKSDVWSFGILLTELVTKGRVPYPGMNNREVLEQVERGYRMLCPQDCPSSLHELMVQCWKKDAEERPTFEYLQAFLEDYFTATEPQYQPGDNL
- the fynb gene encoding tyrosine-protein kinase fynb isoform X2, producing the protein MGCVQCKDKEEAKLTDDRDISQSQSGGVAYRYGGDPAPQPYPAFGATAIPNYNNFHAAGTSQSMTVFGGINTSAHTGTLRTRGGTGVTLFVALYDYEARTEDDLSFQKGEKFQIINSSEGDWWDARSLTTGGTGYIPSNYVAPVDSIQAEDWYFGKLGRKDAERQLLSAGNLRGTYLIRESETTKGAFSLSIRDWDDVKGDHVKHYKIRKLDSGGYYITTRAQFDTLQQLVQHYSVHADGLCYHLTGLCETHIPETVGLNHDAWEIERQSLQLHVKLGAGCFADVWCGTWNGTTKVAVKTLKPGTMSPESFLQEAQIMKKLRHDKLVQLYAVVSEEPIYIVTEYMSKGSLLDFLKDGEGRALKLPNLVDMAAQVAAGMAYIERMNYIHRDLRSANILVGDNLVCKIADFGLARLIEDNEYTARQGAKFPIKWTAPEAALYGRFTIKSDVWSFGILLTELVTKGRVPYPGMNNREVLEQVERGYRMLCPQDCPSSLHELMVQCWKKDAEERPTFEYLQAFLEDYFTATEPQYQPGDNL